The following proteins are encoded in a genomic region of Oceanisphaera profunda:
- a CDS encoding ATP-binding protein, with the protein MGIKPLRFWLSSLSGQVIMVALLILVIIQLVGIQIYRMDREETLGLVNSRFTLQRVVSATRLLNQSPESLHPEILRASRSETLRLRLAAQASTPEERNPHFERIVRSKLEYPESLTIQISAERSSVSAQWQPHNQQPRGQHHPRRHADIRLQGSIELEDGRWLDFTSLRDNEIPGWSVKAVLSFVLLAGLLAGLMIWLLQRTTRPLKQLAQQAERLGRGDKPEPISESGPREIRDTLTAFNRMQDRLDRFVSDRTRMLAAISHDLRTPITTLQLRCEFLAEGEDKQKIQQSLIIMEQMLKATLQFAQEDGLAEPIRNLDLPSLLQSLCDDLQDNGFDVSLVAQTAVIYRGRPTALRRALQNLLDNGVKYGGKVEAELDVTPTQVQIRIRDFGPGIPIELQEEVFKPFTRLDSARNMEDGSIGLGLAIARTLIHQHGGQLLLSNHPQGGLLAQIFLPR; encoded by the coding sequence ATGGGGATTAAGCCGCTGCGCTTTTGGCTGAGTAGCCTCAGCGGCCAAGTGATCATGGTGGCGCTACTGATCTTGGTTATCATCCAATTGGTGGGCATCCAGATTTACCGCATGGATCGCGAAGAGACGCTGGGCTTAGTCAACAGTCGCTTTACCCTACAACGCGTCGTGTCGGCCACTCGCCTACTCAACCAATCTCCGGAAAGCTTACACCCAGAGATATTGCGCGCCAGTCGCAGCGAAACGTTACGCCTGCGCTTGGCTGCCCAAGCCAGCACTCCCGAGGAACGCAACCCGCATTTTGAACGCATAGTGCGCAGCAAGCTGGAATATCCCGAATCGCTCACCATTCAGATCAGTGCTGAACGCAGTTCCGTTTCTGCTCAATGGCAGCCTCATAACCAGCAACCACGAGGTCAACATCATCCGCGCAGGCATGCGGATATCCGCCTACAGGGCAGTATTGAGTTGGAAGATGGTCGCTGGTTAGATTTTACCTCGCTACGCGATAACGAAATACCCGGCTGGTCAGTTAAAGCTGTGCTGTCTTTTGTACTATTAGCAGGCTTGCTCGCGGGCTTGATGATCTGGCTATTGCAACGCACCACTCGGCCCTTAAAGCAGCTAGCTCAGCAAGCCGAGCGATTGGGGCGAGGGGACAAGCCGGAACCCATTAGCGAAAGCGGCCCCCGAGAAATACGCGACACCCTCACCGCCTTTAACCGCATGCAAGACCGACTAGACCGCTTTGTCTCGGATCGCACCCGCATGCTAGCGGCGATTTCTCATGACTTACGCACCCCTATTACGACTTTACAGCTACGCTGTGAATTTTTAGCCGAGGGCGAAGATAAACAAAAAATTCAGCAGAGCTTAATCATCATGGAGCAGATGCTTAAGGCCACCTTACAATTCGCCCAAGAAGACGGCTTAGCGGAACCGATCCGCAATTTGGACTTACCCAGCTTACTGCAAAGCCTGTGTGATGATTTACAAGACAATGGCTTTGATGTCAGCTTGGTGGCACAAACGGCGGTTATTTATCGAGGCCGCCCCACCGCCCTGCGTCGAGCCTTACAAAACTTACTCGATAATGGCGTTAAATATGGCGGCAAGGTAGAAGCCGAGCTCGACGTTACTCCCACACAGGTACAGATCCGTATTCGCGACTTTGGTCCGGGTATTCCTATCGAGCTGCAAGAAGAAGTATTTAAACCCTTTACGCGGCTGGATTCGGCGCGAAATATGGAAGATGGTAGTATCGGATTAGGTCTCGCCATTGCGCGCACCCTGATCCACCAGCATGGCGGGCAATTGCTGCTGAGCAATCACCCGCAAGGCGGCTTATTGGCGCAAATATTTTTGCCTCGC